From Betta splendens chromosome 3, fBetSpl5.4, whole genome shotgun sequence, the proteins below share one genomic window:
- the LOC114851963 gene encoding C-myc promoter-binding protein-like isoform X4, with amino-acid sequence MMEDKGPRVADYFVVAGLTDPSKPLDQEIHFDDACHKTAKPKAPITDVAVVIRSVGEEVPPGFTCIETTPTGHSADLNNGGLMAPQIFLCYRRGCDKPPLTDLGVLYEWKERLKHGCHLIQTTPSGRPANISGNSSQRIYVTYRRAPEVQSHAALAVTDICIIIPSKGETSPHTFCKVERNLNSSMWGSSVYLCYKKSVTKANMIAYKAGLFSRYPEEDYESFPLPESVPLFCLPMGATIECWPTNTKYSLPVFSTFVLTGASGEKVYGAAIQFYEPYQQECLTDQQCFQLGLQGPDPHKPSSSNFTSAVSNNAGASSRSVYTNKCICLLSHWPFFDAFRKFLTFLYRYSISGPHALPIEKHISHFMHKVPFPSSQRPRILVQLSPHDSLMLSQPVSSPLPLSGGRFSMLLQNLGPENAVTLLVFAVTEHKILVHSLRPAVLTSVTEALVSMIFPFHWPCPYIPLCPLALADVLSAPCPFIVGVDSRYFDLYDPPPDVSCVDLDTNTIFHNDDKRALTWKILPKKACKNLLNVLGNLYQQLVDGQHKPDGLLEMSMSDLSELSCGKSLHTLELEIQEAFLRFMAAILKGYRLFLRPITQAPSEKATDASSLFDLQGFLRSRDRSHQKFYSLMTKTQMFIRFIEECSFVSDKDASLAFFDDCVDKLYNSERSADKGGKVDSDRPEDAKLIETDESQRSEHTVFITPPELPALPEGEEYPLLYSYDGFPVLSIDLFDPVEGPRTNSSRATARHSCPTSPAPMFRRTKQEIKLAQKIAKKYSSIPQLWSKCLLRHCYGLWFICLPAYVTVCHSKVRALRTAYDVLRKMQAKKLQAPDEVCYRVLMQLCGQYGQPVLAVKVLFEMKKAGVHPNAITYGYYNKAVLESTWPSSTRGGYFLWMKLRNVILGVAQFKRALRRHAPLTQSPLSDGSDLDAVSHSSLDSSADTNLAEQGLYANDCVKLDPIDDRSSTVGQGGCGVGARAHLHSGGSELRGATHHKGDQSDLGYNSLTKEEVRRGDSSAQDSVPDKDGKKESDCSSLSETESTKGSKDCLSQLDVEIHSSSKARGIVRSSCKSKSSASAGHIAGLLFTSSLDDIGEVHTNSLLRKHKSALGEIVEGGRSSMDWQGVRDRRLDTGGRSGSSGLSLGMNKGETDPQKIAGNLDGHGKIASCAKKSKRPHSLALGGLESAVAEAGIKNKDEEEEGRDSSDEDGSNTDAIFDFEDLDLDKSSSEVGVNTHKLNTSNRKPVERSASYSGTSTVTSGGAVKRTGIEMGYDPLSLLAAQTTEQNDNPHSEARTPSTGRNLAKEIERYMNHMGSPLSSRTPSLDLQDAASPTLLHGSAHSIPRRASLPHSSPLSAAGVPRSRTYHLPSPSQPISRPHRWSSPPSHSSSTTPSPSPRPSPYRERADRRSLASPSPSSSSFGLDTLLTPSLDVFKTSVFSAGKGVAEKASRWYSRLATYTTPTKDAPSDRLSVSSYGVGDPDCSSLLDEDECGTLESSVVYPQRNGLVGPHRSPKHSPLRSTVESPTPGSGPGRPTCEVPGCILSSPGFLLPEKSDLGSSCYTSSTSIFNNYAMELLISSCSRCKTCDCLVYDEEIMAGWTADDSNLNTTCPFCGNPFLPFLNVEIRDMRGPGRLFLKGSPSGDEVVTSSYSASTGLDTGTSTLSTPCPTTTVSPPSPVVTVQESSASRRTQLTRAQGINIPTEHRQGTDSHRAPMARSVSAFGPMDEPSQPSCCVPTSGSLPSRLSETVDPLSMEWPLHNPEPVTVPYLSPLVLWKELESLLENEGDPVITEADMVDHHPIIYWNLVWYFRRLDLPSNLPGLILTSEHCNTDSQVPRHWMSEDSKHVLIQILWDNLKLHQDTIQPLYILWNTYRLNCTLLLENVGYPLSRPVPEEERPFSEDVLQSVVKSIQRNDVSRPMAQLLQLLGQTLGVKRQRSLYRDILFLSLVALGKDNIDIDAFDREYKLAYDRLIPTLVKLTHNCDRPPSTGVMECRRTFGEPYL; translated from the exons ATGATGGAGGACAAAGGCCCACGCGTAGCCGACTACTTTGTGGTGGCTGGTTTGACAGACCCATCGAAGCCGCTGGACCAGGAGATCCATTTTGATGATGCCTGCCACAAGACAGCCAAACCTAAGGCACCAATCACTGATGTGGCAGTGGTGATCCGTTCAGTAGGGGAGGAGGTGCCACCAGGGTTCACATGCATAGAGACAACACCAACCGGCCATTCTGCTGACCTTAACAATGGTGGTCTCATGGCCCCCCAGATCTTCCTGTGCTACAGGCGAGGTTGCGACAAGCCACCACTGACTGACCTTGG tGTGCTGTATGAATGGAAGGAGCGACTGAAGCATGGGTGCCACCTCATCCAGACCACACCCTCTGGTCGTCCAGCCAATATCAGTGGCAATTCCTCCCAGCGCATTTATGTCACCTACCGCAGGGCACCGGAGGTCCAATCGCACGCTGCTCTGGCTGTCACAGACATCTGCATCATTATCCCGAGTAAAGGAGAGACGTCGCCACACACCTTCTGTAAGGTGGAAAGGAATCTGAACAGCAGCATG TGGGGCTCCTCTGTTTACCTGTGCTATAAGAAGTCTGTGACCAAAGCCAACATGATAGCCTACAAAGCAG GCTTATTCAGCAGATATCCAGAGGAGGACTACGAGTCATTCCCCCTGCCAGAGTCTGTCCCTCTATTCTGCCTTCCTATGGGAGCTACGATCGAGTGCTGGCCAACTAACACCAAATACTCTCTCCCTGTTTTTTCCACCTTCGTCTTAACAGGCGCCTCTGGAGAGAAG GTATATGGTGCTGCCATTCAGTTTTATGAGCCCTACCAGCAGGAGTGTCTGACAGATCAGCAGTGCTTTCAGTTAGGACTGCAGGGCCCAGATCCACACAAACCCTCATCCTCCAACTTCACTTCCGCTGTCTCCAACAACGCTGGTGCCAGCAGCCGCTCTGTCTACACAAATAAGTGCATCTGCTTGCTCTCCCATTGGCCCTTTTTTGATGCTTTCCGCAAGTTCCTCACATTCCTTTATCGCTACTCCATCTCTGGCCCCCATGCCCTGCCCATCGAAAA ACACATCTCTCACTTCATGCACAAAGTTCCTTTCCCTTCCTCTCAGAGGCCTCGTATCCTGGTGCAG cttTCCCCCCACGACAGTCTGATGTTGAGTCAGCCAGTGTCTTCTCCTCTACCGCTCAG tgGAGGTCGATTTTCCATGTTACTTCAGAACCTCGGACCAGAAAACGCTGTCACCCTGCTGGTGTTTGCTGTCACTGAACATAAGATTCTGGTTCACTCTCTACGGCCGGCCGTGCTGACCAGCGTTACTGAGGCTCTAGTGTCT ATGATTTTCCCGTTCCACTGGCCGTGCCCGTATATTCCTCTTTGCCCCCTGGCATTGGCTGATGTGTTGAGTGCCCCTTGTCCGTTCATTGTTGGAGTGGACTCTCGCTATTTTGATCTTTACGACCCCCCACCAGATGTGAGCTGCGTGGATCTGGACACAAACACCATCTTCCA CAATGATGATAAGCGAGCCCTCACGTGGAAAATCCTACCAAAGAAAGCCTGTAAAAACCTGCTGAATGTGCTAGGCAATCTCTACCAGCAGCTGGTTGATG GTCAGCACAAACCAGATGGGCTACTGGAAATGAGCATGAGTGATTTGTCGGAGCTGAGCTGTGGAAAGAGCCTCCATACACTAGAGCTGGAGATCCAGGAAGCCTTCCTCCGCTTCATGGCAGCCATTTTGAAGGGCTATCGTTTATTCCTAAGACCCATCACCCAGGCACCTTCTGAGAAAGCAACAGATGCCAGCTCGCTTTTTGACTTGCAAG GGTTTTTGAGGAGCCGTGATCGTTCACACCAGAAGTTCTACTCACTGATGACGAAGACGCAGATGTTCATCCGCTTCATCGAGGAGTGTTCTTTTGTCAGTGATAAAGACGCCAGCCTGGCCTTCTTTGATGACTGTGTGGACAAA CTCTACAATTCAGAGCGGAGTGCAGACAAAGGAGGCAAG GTGGACAGTGACAGGCCAGAGGACGCCAAGCTTATAGAAACTGATGAATCACAGCGTAGTGAGCACACAGTCTTTATCACACCGCCGGAGCTGCCTGCTCTGCCAGAGGGGGAAGAGTATCCACTCCtgtacag TTACGACGGTTTCCCAGTGTTAAGTATTGACCTCTTTGACCCAGTGGAGGGTCCACGGACTAACTCCTCCCGCGCTACTGCCAGACATAGCTGTCCCACCAGCCCTGCCCCCATGTTTAGACGCACAAAACAG GAGATCAAACTAGCCCAGAAGATAGCTAAGAAGTACTCCTCCATCCCTCAGCTGTGGTCCAAGTGTCTGCTCCGTCATTGCTATGGTCTGTGGTTTATCTGTCTACCAGCGTATGTAACGGTGTGCCACTCCAAAGTGCGGGCACTTCGCACAGCATATGATGTCCTCAGAAAGATGCAGGCTAAGAAGCTGCAAGCCCCGGATGAG GTCTGTTACCGGGTGCTGATGCAGCTCTGTGGACAGTATGGTCAGCCTGTTCTAGCAGTCAAGGTCCTCTTTGAGATGAAGAAGGCTGGAGTCCATCCCAATGCTATCACTTATGGCTACTACAACAAG GCCGTGTTGGAGAGCACATGGCCCTCTAGCACCAGAGGAGGATACTTCCTGTGGATGAAGCTGAGAAATGTCATTCTCGGCGTGGCACAGTTCAAACGGGCACTTCGGCGACATGCTCCTCTCACACAGAGCCCTTTGTCAG ATGGCAGCGACCTGGACGCTGTAAGTCACAGCAGCTTGGATAGCTCTGCTGACACTAACCTGGCCGAGCAGGGCCTCTACGCCAATGACTGCGTCAAACTAGACCCCATTGACGATAGATCTAGCACAG TTGGCCAAGGGGGTTGCGGTGTGGGTGCCCGTGCCCATTTGCACAGTGGGGGTTCTGAGCTCAGAGGAGCCACCCACCACAAAG GAGATCAATCAGATTTGGGTTATAATTCGTTAACCAAAGAGGAGGTTCGAAGAGGAGACTCCAGTGCCCAGGACTCGGTCCCTGACAAAGATGGCAAGAAGGAGAGCGACTGCAGTTCTT TATCGGAGACTGAGAGTACCAAAGGAAGTAAAGACTGCCTTTCTCAGCTAGACGTGGAGATCCATTCCTCCTCCAAAGCCCGTGGCATCGTTCGCAGCAGCTGTAAATCCAAGAGCTCTGCCAGCGCAg GCCACATTGCAGGTCTTCTCTTTACTTCATCTCTGGATGACATTGGAGAGGTCCATACCAACAGTCTGCTGAGGAAACATAAAAGTGCTCTGGGGGAGATTGTTGAAGGCGGCCGCTCTTCTATGGACTGGCAGGGTGTGAGAGACCGCCGGCTTGACACAGGGGGACGCAGTGGCTCCTCTGGTCTCAGCCTGGGTATGAACAAGGGTGAAACCGATCCTCAGAAGATAGCAGGAAACCTGGATGGCCATGGAAAGATTGCATCCTGTGCCAAAAAAAGTAAGAGGCCTCATTCTCTAGCTTTGGGCGGGTTAGAGAGTGCGGTTGCTGAGGCAGGAATTAAGAacaaagatgaagaggaagaaggacgTGACTCCAGTGATGAAGATGGAAGCAATACAGATGCCATTTTTGATTTTGAGGATCTGGATTTGGACAAGTCATCCTCAGAGGTTGGGGTCAACACCCATAAATTAAATACATCTAATCGGAAGCCCGTTGAACGCAGTGCCAGCTACAGTGGTACAAGCACGGTGACATCAGGAGGAGCTGTCAAACGCACAGGCATCGAAATGGGCTACGATCCTCTATCTCTGCTGGCGGCACAAACAACAGAGCAAAATGACAATCCGCACTCTGAGGCCAGGACACCAAGCACCGGGAGGAACCTGGCCAAGGAGATCGAGCGCTATATGAACCACATGGGCAGCCCTCTGAGCAGCCGCACGCCCAGTCTGGACCTACAGGACGCTGCCAGCCCCACCCTCCTCCATGGCTCCGCCCACTCCATCCCCCGCAGAGCTAGTCTGCCCCACAGCTCGCCGCTCAGCGCTGCTGGAGTGCCTCGCTCCCGTACGTACCACCTGCCTTCACCCTCGCAGCCTATCTCCCGCCCGCATCGGTGGTCGTCCCCACCGTCTCACAGCTCTAGCACCACTCCCAGCCCCAGCCCTCGCCCCAGCCCCTACAGAGAGAGGGCGGACAGAAGGAGCCTGGCGTCaccttcaccctcctcctcctcttttggTCTGGACACTCTGCTCACTCCAAGTCTGGATGTGTTCAAAACCAGTGTGTTCTCTGCTGGGAAGGGCGTGGCAGAGAAGGCTAGCCGCTGGTATTCCCGTCTCGCTACATACACCACACCCACCAAG GATGCTCCCAGTGACCGCCTGAGTGTGTCCTCCTATGGCGTGGGTGATCCAgactgctcctccctcctcgaTGAGGACGAATGTGGGACGTTGGAGAGCTCTGTGGTCTATCCACAGAGGAATGGCCTTGTAGGGCCACACAGGAGCCCTAAACACAGCCCACTCCGCAGCACCGTGGAGAGCCCCACTCCAGGCTCTGGTCCTGGGAGACCCACATGTGAGGTACCAG GATGTATCCTGTCCTCCCCTGGATTCCTTCTGCCAGAGAAGTCAGACCTTGGCTCTTCATGCTacaccagcagcacaagcaTCTTCAATAACTACGCTATGGAG CTGCTGATCTCCAGCTGTTCTCGCTGTAAGACATGTGACTGCCTGGTTTATGACGAGGAGATCATGGCTGGCTGGACAGCAGATGACTCCAACCTGAACACCACCTGCCCCTTCTGCGGAAACCCCTTCCTGCCGTTTCTCAACGTGGAAATTAGGGACATGCGAGGACCTGGAAG GCTTTTCCTGAAGGGCAGCCCGTCGGGAGATGAAGTGGTGACCTCATCATATTCTGCTTCCACAGGCTTGGACACAGGGACATCCACCTTGTCCACACCCTGTCCGACAACGACTGTGTCCCCACCCTCCCCTGTGGTTACTGTCCAGGAGAGCTCAGCAAGCAGACG aactcAACTGACCAGGGCTCAAGGTATCAACATCCCCACAGAGCACCGGCAGGGCACGGATTCACACAGAGCGCCCATGGCCCGCAGTGTCAGTGCCTTTGGTCCCATGGACGAACCATCACAACCCAGCTGCTGTGTGCCAACATCCGGCAGTCTGCCAAGCCGCCTCAGTGAAACCGTG GATCCACTGAGTATGGAGTGGCCTCTCCACAATCCAGAGCCAGTGACGGTTCCCTACCTGAGCCCTCTGGTTCTGtggaaggagctggagagtCTGCTGGAGAACGAAGGTGACCCGGTGATCACAGAGGCCGACATGGTGGACCACCATCCCATCATCTACTGGAACCTAGTCTGGTACTTCAGACGGCTCGACCTCCCCAGCAACCTGCCCGGTCTGATCCTCACCTCTGAGCACTGCAACACAGACTCCCAG GTTCCTCGTCACTGGATGTCGGAGGACAGTAAACATGTATTGATCCAGATCCTGTGGGACAACCTGAAGTTACATCAGGACACAATCCAGCCTCTCTACATCCTCTGGAATACATATA GGCTTAATTGTACTCTGTTATTAGAGA ACGTGGGTTACCCTCTGTCCCGGCCGgtcccagaggaggagaggccgttCAGCGAGGACGTACTGCAGAGTGTAGTGAAGAGCATCCAGAGGAACGACGTGAGCCGACCGATggctcagctgcttcagctcctgggaCAGACGCTCGGAGTCAAGAGACAAAG GAGTTTGTACAGAGACATTCTCTTCTTATCGCTGGTGGCTTTGGGGAAAGATAACATTGATATCG ATGCCTTTGATCGCGAGTATAAACTGGCGTATGACCGGCTCATACCGACACTGGTGAAGCTCACTCATAACTGTGACCGCCCTCCCAGCACCGGCGTCATGGAGTGTCGCAGGACGTTTGGAGAGCCTtacctgtaa